One region of Faecalibacter bovis genomic DNA includes:
- a CDS encoding biliverdin-producing heme oxygenase, with the protein MMVTDILKKETKQFHDEIEQKLESNKLFDGTFTQTNYYKMLLVNHQFIKAYENEIFSYLNDADKDLLNRINFNKLDLIEKDLQELQLTPNEVGVINQLSNRAEALGALYVIEGSMLGGMVIAKQLKRYPELETASFNYFGHYGQDIGPIWKEFINYMNNQLIDENEQNNALQGAIKAYQYLIAKAS; encoded by the coding sequence ATGATGGTTACTGATATATTAAAAAAAGAAACGAAACAATTTCACGATGAGATTGAACAAAAGTTAGAATCAAATAAATTATTTGATGGAACTTTTACTCAAACTAATTACTATAAAATGCTATTGGTTAATCATCAATTTATCAAAGCATACGAAAACGAGATTTTTTCATATTTAAATGACGCTGATAAAGATTTATTAAACAGAATCAATTTTAATAAATTAGATTTAATTGAAAAAGATTTACAAGAATTACAATTGACTCCGAATGAAGTAGGAGTTATTAATCAGTTAAGTAATCGTGCAGAAGCTCTTGGGGCTTTATACGTGATAGAAGGTTCTATGCTGGGCGGTATGGTGATTGCTAAACAATTGAAGAGATACCCTGAACTTGAAACTGCAAGTTTTAATTATTTTGGACATTATGGCCAAGATATTGGACCAATTTGGAAAGAATTTATCAATTATATGAATAATCAATTAATAGATGAAAATGAACAAAATAATGCCTTGCAAGGTGCAATTAAAGCATATCAATATTTAATTGCGAAAGCAAGTTAG